One genomic segment of Mycolicibacterium psychrotolerans includes these proteins:
- a CDS encoding L-lactate dehydrogenase — translation MPVERNTKVAIVGMGSVGTAIAYACLIRGSAGALALFDVNAAKVRAEVLDLNHGSQFVPHCRISGSDDIAVTAGSAVVIVTAGAKQKPGQSRLDLAAANVAMAQSLTPQLLEHSPDAVILFVTNPVDIVTFAATKAVAAAPGHVFGSGTVLDSSRFRYLIAEQADLAVGNVHGLIIGEHGDSEISLWSSVSVGGVPAEQFRRDGVAVFDERTRGSISSEVINAAYEIIAGKGATNLAIGLSTARIVEAVLGDQHRVLPVSTVQRGAYGIEGVALSLPTVVSAHGAGQVLEVPLAVTELLGLQRSAATLREVQATLGV, via the coding sequence GTGCCAGTCGAACGGAACACGAAAGTCGCAATCGTCGGGATGGGCAGCGTCGGAACGGCGATCGCGTACGCGTGCCTGATCCGCGGATCCGCCGGCGCTCTGGCGCTGTTCGACGTCAACGCCGCCAAGGTCCGCGCCGAGGTGCTCGACCTCAACCATGGCAGCCAGTTCGTCCCGCACTGCAGGATCTCGGGCTCCGACGACATCGCGGTGACCGCCGGATCGGCGGTCGTCATCGTCACCGCGGGGGCGAAGCAGAAGCCGGGCCAGAGCCGCCTTGATCTGGCGGCCGCGAATGTCGCGATGGCACAGAGTCTCACGCCGCAGCTGCTCGAGCATTCGCCGGACGCGGTCATCCTGTTCGTGACGAACCCGGTCGACATCGTCACCTTCGCGGCGACGAAGGCGGTGGCCGCCGCACCGGGACATGTCTTCGGATCGGGAACGGTGTTGGACTCCAGCCGGTTTCGGTATCTGATCGCCGAACAGGCCGACCTGGCGGTGGGCAACGTGCACGGGCTCATCATCGGCGAGCACGGGGACTCCGAGATTTCGCTGTGGTCGAGCGTGTCCGTCGGGGGAGTGCCGGCCGAGCAGTTCCGCCGTGACGGCGTGGCGGTGTTCGACGAGCGGACGCGCGGAAGCATCTCCTCGGAGGTGATCAACGCCGCGTACGAGATCATCGCGGGCAAGGGTGCGACCAACCTAGCGATCGGGTTGTCCACCGCGCGCATCGTCGAGGCGGTGCTCGGCGACCAGCACCGCGTCCTGCCGGTGTCGACGGTGCAGCGCGGCGCATACGGCATCGAGGGCGTGGCGCTGTCGCTGCCCACGGTGGTCTCCGCGCACGGGGCCGGGCAGGTCCTCGAGGTGCCGCTGGCGGTGACGGAACTGCTGGGCCTGCAGAGGTCGGCCGCGACGCTTCGCGAGGTGCAGGCGACGCTTGGCGTGTAA
- a CDS encoding ABC transporter substrate-binding protein, with protein sequence MRTARHTLAIVCITALAAFGLAACGKDSGSGGSSGGGGGGGDITVAATSFPDYVDPQLSYTVEGWEVLWNVYTPLLTYKHAKGKDGTEVVPGLAEAMPEISPDGLTYKLKLRPDMKYSDGTPIKASDFTYAIQRLFKTDSGGSVFYDVIVGAKEYADGKADTITGITTDDSTGDITIRLTGPNGTFENLLALMFAAPVPPTTKLDGDVTNNPPPASGPFMISSVDAPRTLTMERNPQFQTVKDAGADEVADASVDKITVVENKNQSAQVTDIAQNKVDFMMDPVPSDRLQEVKQRYADRFRMEDSINTYYFFMNTEKAPFNDLKVRQAINYAIDPEALNRIFGGRMHPSQQILPPGMPGYQEYKLYPGPDMNKAKQLIAEANPADRDITVWTDDEPDRKRIGEYYHDLLTQLGFNATLKVIAGDVYWTTVGNQSTPDIDTGFADWFQDFPHPDDFFRPLLNGQSILPTNGNNLSRANIPENDAKMDELLTKQITEQGVEQQYADLDKAYMEQAVWAPYGNEQFTTFLSERMDFDKSYHHLLFKQDFTSFAVK encoded by the coding sequence CTGCGCACGGCTCGACACACACTCGCGATCGTCTGCATCACCGCGCTGGCCGCCTTCGGGCTGGCAGCGTGCGGCAAGGACAGCGGATCCGGCGGCTCGAGCGGAGGCGGAGGCGGCGGCGGTGACATCACCGTGGCGGCGACGTCGTTCCCCGACTACGTCGACCCGCAGCTCTCCTACACGGTGGAGGGCTGGGAGGTGCTGTGGAACGTGTACACCCCGCTGCTGACTTACAAGCACGCGAAGGGCAAGGACGGCACCGAGGTGGTGCCGGGTCTCGCCGAGGCGATGCCCGAGATCTCCCCGGACGGGCTGACCTACAAGCTCAAGCTGCGGCCCGACATGAAGTACTCCGACGGCACCCCGATCAAGGCGTCCGACTTCACGTACGCGATCCAGCGGCTGTTCAAGACCGACTCCGGCGGTTCGGTCTTCTATGACGTCATCGTCGGCGCAAAGGAGTACGCCGACGGCAAGGCCGACACGATCACCGGCATCACGACCGACGACAGCACTGGTGACATCACCATCCGATTGACCGGACCCAACGGGACTTTCGAGAACCTGCTCGCTCTGATGTTCGCCGCTCCCGTGCCCCCGACCACGAAGCTGGACGGCGACGTCACCAACAACCCGCCGCCGGCCAGCGGACCGTTCATGATCAGCAGCGTCGACGCACCCCGCACGCTGACGATGGAGCGCAACCCGCAGTTCCAGACCGTCAAGGACGCCGGAGCCGACGAAGTGGCCGACGCCAGCGTGGACAAGATCACCGTGGTGGAGAACAAGAACCAGAGCGCGCAGGTCACCGACATCGCGCAGAACAAGGTCGATTTCATGATGGACCCGGTGCCGTCCGACCGCCTGCAGGAGGTCAAGCAGCGCTACGCCGATCGCTTCCGCATGGAGGACTCGATCAACACCTACTACTTCTTCATGAACACCGAGAAGGCGCCGTTCAACGACCTCAAGGTCCGCCAGGCGATCAACTACGCGATCGATCCGGAAGCGCTCAACCGGATCTTCGGCGGCCGGATGCACCCCAGCCAGCAGATCCTGCCGCCGGGCATGCCGGGCTACCAGGAGTACAAGCTCTACCCCGGCCCGGACATGAACAAAGCCAAACAGCTGATCGCCGAGGCCAATCCCGCTGATCGCGACATCACGGTGTGGACCGACGACGAGCCGGACCGCAAGCGCATCGGTGAGTACTACCACGATCTGCTCACCCAGCTCGGCTTCAACGCCACGCTCAAGGTGATTGCCGGCGACGTGTACTGGACGACGGTGGGCAACCAGTCCACGCCGGACATCGATACCGGATTCGCCGACTGGTTCCAGGACTTCCCGCACCCGGACGACTTCTTCCGTCCGCTGCTCAACGGGCAGAGCATCCTGCCGACCAACGGCAACAACCTGTCCCGCGCCAACATCCCCGAGAACGACGCGAAGATGGACGAACTGCTGACCAAGCAGATCACCGAGCAGGGCGTCGAACAGCAGTACGCGGACCTGGACAAGGCGTACATGGAGCAGGCGGTGTGGGCGCCCTACGGCAACGAGCAGTTCACCACGTTCCTGTCCGAACGGATGGACTTCGACAAGTCCTATCACCATCTACTGTTCAAGCAGGACTTCACCTCGTTCGCGGTCAAGTAG
- a CDS encoding ABC transporter permease translates to MVAPLDEIEVPDEPPLPVGVPRESIQGRNPWYLAWLRLRRNKVALGCGVVFVVIVLCCLAAPLWAQYVAQTGPNDNHITDTVMIGGVETDVVAPDGTPLGPGLHGRYLLGADQNGRDVMVRLLYGGRTSIYIGVAAAVVTTVLAVIVALLAGYYRGWIDAVLSRILDVIWAFPVLLLGIALGTALAVGGLELGLFTIAGDSIWIPILIIGLVYVPYMARPLRGEILALREKEFVEAAVAQGMGSLRIMVGELLPNIISTIIVFFTLNIANNMLLESALSFLGAGVRPPNASWGTMIADGYQLIYTAPHLTIVPGLLIVMTVLALNVFGDGLRDALDPKARIRLEH, encoded by the coding sequence ATGGTCGCACCTCTCGACGAGATCGAAGTTCCCGACGAGCCACCGCTGCCCGTCGGGGTGCCCCGAGAGAGCATCCAGGGCCGCAACCCGTGGTATCTGGCGTGGCTTCGCCTGCGCCGCAACAAGGTTGCGCTCGGCTGTGGAGTCGTGTTCGTCGTGATCGTGCTGTGCTGCCTGGCGGCGCCGCTGTGGGCGCAGTACGTCGCGCAGACCGGGCCCAACGACAACCACATCACCGACACCGTGATGATCGGCGGCGTCGAGACCGACGTCGTCGCGCCCGACGGCACCCCGCTGGGGCCCGGGCTGCACGGGCGCTACCTGCTCGGAGCCGATCAGAACGGCCGTGACGTCATGGTGCGTCTGCTGTACGGCGGACGCACCTCGATCTACATCGGGGTGGCCGCCGCGGTGGTCACCACCGTGCTGGCGGTGATCGTCGCGCTGCTGGCCGGCTACTACCGCGGCTGGATCGACGCGGTGCTGTCGCGGATCCTCGATGTCATCTGGGCGTTCCCGGTGCTGCTGCTCGGCATCGCGCTGGGCACCGCGCTGGCCGTCGGCGGCCTCGAGCTGGGTTTGTTCACGATCGCCGGGGATTCGATCTGGATCCCGATCCTGATCATCGGTCTGGTGTACGTGCCCTACATGGCCAGACCGTTGCGTGGGGAGATCCTCGCACTGCGGGAGAAGGAGTTCGTCGAGGCCGCGGTGGCGCAGGGCATGGGGTCGTTGCGGATCATGGTCGGCGAGCTGCTGCCGAACATCATCTCGACGATCATCGTGTTCTTCACGCTCAACATCGCCAACAACATGCTGCTGGAGTCGGCGCTGTCCTTCCTCGGCGCCGGGGTGCGGCCGCCGAACGCGTCGTGGGGCACCATGATCGCCGACGGCTACCAGTTGATCTACACCGCACCGCATCTGACCATCGTGCCGGGTCTGTTGATCGTGATGACCGTGCTGGCGCTCAACGTGTTCGGGGACGGGCTGCGCGACGCGCTGGATCCGAAGGCTCGAATCCGGTTGGAGCACTGA
- a CDS encoding ABC transporter permease, which yields MARFIARRLLGMVAVLFAISVIVFLIFNVVPNSDPAARIAGKNADPDLIARVNADLGLDRPLPVQYVTMMKEIFTGQLTSYASNRNVGEQIWEGLPATFSLCIGAAVIWMSLAVLFGYLSAVHAGRFGDRALSVLSLVGISMPVFWLAAILLYFFTFKIQLFPTGSYVPLTEDPLDWAYHLVLPWFTLAVLFIGFYSRVLRSNMLDAMNEDYVRTARAKGLSERQVRVRHVLRNSMIPVITLFGLDFGMVVGGGAILTETVYNLDGVGLYAGEAIRSLDLPPLMAVTMFGAFFIVLFNTLVDIAYAVLDPRIRLGEAAPA from the coding sequence ATGGCGCGGTTCATCGCCCGGCGGCTGCTCGGGATGGTCGCGGTGCTGTTCGCGATCTCGGTCATCGTGTTCCTGATCTTCAACGTGGTGCCGAACTCCGACCCGGCGGCCCGCATCGCCGGCAAGAACGCCGATCCGGATCTCATCGCCCGGGTGAACGCCGACCTGGGTCTGGACCGCCCGCTGCCGGTGCAGTACGTGACGATGATGAAGGAGATCTTCACCGGTCAGCTCACCTCGTATGCGAGCAATCGCAATGTGGGCGAACAGATCTGGGAAGGTCTGCCCGCCACGTTCTCGCTGTGCATCGGCGCCGCGGTGATCTGGATGAGTCTGGCGGTGCTGTTCGGCTACCTGAGCGCGGTGCACGCGGGCCGGTTCGGCGACCGCGCGCTGAGCGTGCTGTCCCTCGTCGGAATCTCGATGCCGGTGTTCTGGCTCGCGGCCATCCTGCTGTACTTCTTCACGTTCAAGATCCAGTTGTTCCCGACCGGCAGCTATGTGCCGCTCACCGAGGACCCCCTGGACTGGGCGTATCACCTTGTGCTGCCGTGGTTCACGCTCGCGGTGCTGTTCATCGGCTTCTACAGTCGGGTGCTGCGGTCGAACATGCTCGACGCGATGAACGAGGACTACGTCCGCACCGCGCGGGCCAAGGGTCTCAGTGAACGTCAGGTCAGGGTCCGGCATGTGCTGCGCAACTCGATGATTCCGGTCATCACGCTGTTCGGCCTGGACTTCGGGATGGTGGTGGGCGGTGGCGCCATCCTGACCGAGACGGTGTACAACCTCGACGGGGTTGGGCTCTACGCCGGGGAGGCGATCCGCAGTCTCGACCTGCCACCGCTGATGGCGGTCACCATGTTCGGGGCCTTCTTCATCGTGCTGTTCAACACGCTCGTCGACATCGCCTATGCGGTGCTGGATCCGAGGATCAGGCTGGGAGAGGCGGCACCAGCATGA
- a CDS encoding ABC transporter ATP-binding protein, whose translation MSEALLRVDDLRVSFATEDGVVQAVDGVSFSLAPGEILAIVGESGCGKSVTAQTLTGLTRSANSRITGSVTYRGQELIGLDDDGLRDIRGEEIAMVFQDPMSSLNPVYRVGDQITEMIRAHRDVSKHEARQRAVELLGSVGIPNPQERVRSYPHEFSGGMRQRVMIAMALALEPAVLIADEPTTALDVTVQAQILRLIADLNAERDLAVVLITHDLGVVAEVADRVAVMYAGQIVEDGSLDDIFYTPQHPYTWGLLGSLARLDRPRGERLTQIPGQPPSLLDPPSGCRFAPRCAFEFDRCAQPPDLAPTESAGHLDRCWLDLDEKVRVRS comes from the coding sequence ATGAGCGAAGCGCTACTGCGCGTCGACGATCTCCGCGTCAGTTTCGCCACCGAGGACGGCGTCGTCCAGGCGGTCGACGGGGTGTCGTTCTCGTTGGCGCCCGGTGAGATCCTGGCCATCGTCGGGGAATCCGGGTGCGGCAAGAGCGTGACCGCGCAGACCCTGACCGGGTTGACCCGGTCGGCCAACAGCAGGATCACCGGCTCGGTGACCTACCGCGGACAGGAACTCATCGGCCTCGACGACGACGGATTGCGCGACATCCGCGGCGAGGAGATCGCCATGGTGTTCCAGGATCCGATGTCCTCGCTCAACCCGGTGTACCGCGTCGGCGATCAGATCACCGAGATGATCCGCGCGCACCGCGACGTCTCGAAACACGAGGCGCGGCAGCGGGCCGTGGAACTGCTGGGGTCGGTGGGCATCCCCAACCCCCAGGAGCGGGTGCGCAGCTATCCGCACGAGTTCTCCGGCGGCATGCGCCAGCGGGTGATGATCGCGATGGCGCTGGCCCTCGAGCCGGCGGTGCTGATCGCCGACGAGCCGACGACCGCGCTGGACGTCACGGTGCAGGCCCAGATCCTGCGGCTCATCGCCGATCTCAACGCGGAGCGGGACCTGGCGGTCGTGCTGATCACCCACGACCTCGGCGTCGTCGCCGAGGTGGCCGACCGGGTTGCGGTGATGTACGCGGGTCAGATCGTCGAGGACGGCAGCCTCGACGACATCTTCTACACCCCGCAACACCCCTACACCTGGGGACTGCTCGGCTCCTTGGCACGGCTGGACCGCCCCCGCGGCGAGCGGCTCACGCAGATTCCCGGTCAGCCGCCGTCGCTGCTCGATCCGCCGTCGGGATGCCGGTTCGCCCCCCGGTGTGCGTTCGAGTTCGACCGGTGCGCTCAGCCACCCGATCTGGCGCCGACCGAATCGGCAGGTCACCTGGACCGGTGCTGGCTGGACCTCGACGAGAAAGTGCGGGTGCGCTCATGA
- a CDS encoding ABC transporter ATP-binding protein, which yields MNEPLLEVTDVVKHFPIRSGIVVEREVGRVRAVDGVSLTLNEGETLGLVGESGCGKSTLCRAILQLTPPTSGSVRFLGRELVGLSRRELRPLRRQMQMIFQDPYASLNPRKRIGQIVGDPMHLHGLASGAELKRRVQDLLDRVGLRPEHYNRFPHEFSGGQRQRIGIARALALQPKLIVADEPVSALDVSVQAQIVNLLKDLQVEFGLSYLFVAHDLGVVRHVSDRVAVMYLGKVVESSGTDDLYERPVHPYSNALLSAVPIPDPRRNEARERVVLEGDVPSPSNPPSGCRFHTRCPWGTEICATDEPAMVSYATGHAAACHHPRNVDRVPA from the coding sequence ATGAACGAACCGCTGCTCGAGGTCACCGACGTGGTCAAGCACTTCCCGATCCGCTCGGGCATCGTCGTCGAGCGCGAGGTGGGCCGGGTGCGCGCCGTCGACGGCGTGAGTCTGACGCTGAACGAGGGCGAGACGCTTGGCCTGGTGGGTGAGTCCGGGTGCGGCAAATCCACGCTGTGCCGGGCCATTCTGCAGCTGACCCCGCCCACGTCGGGATCGGTGCGGTTCCTCGGCCGTGAACTCGTCGGGCTGTCGCGGCGCGAGCTGCGGCCGCTGCGGCGCCAGATGCAGATGATCTTCCAGGACCCCTACGCGTCGTTGAACCCCCGCAAGCGGATCGGGCAGATCGTCGGCGACCCGATGCACCTGCACGGCCTGGCCAGCGGCGCCGAGCTCAAGCGCCGTGTACAGGACCTGCTGGATCGTGTCGGTCTGCGACCCGAGCACTACAACCGCTTCCCGCACGAGTTCTCCGGAGGGCAGCGCCAGCGCATCGGTATCGCGCGGGCACTGGCGCTGCAGCCCAAACTCATCGTCGCCGACGAGCCGGTGTCCGCGCTCGACGTGTCGGTGCAGGCGCAGATCGTCAATCTGCTCAAGGACTTACAGGTCGAGTTCGGTCTGTCCTATCTGTTCGTCGCCCACGACCTCGGGGTGGTGCGGCATGTCTCGGACCGCGTCGCGGTGATGTATCTGGGCAAGGTGGTCGAGAGTTCGGGCACCGACGACCTGTACGAGCGACCCGTCCACCCGTATTCGAACGCCTTGCTCTCCGCGGTCCCCATCCCGGACCCGCGCCGTAACGAGGCGCGCGAGCGGGTGGTGCTGGAGGGTGACGTGCCCAGTCCGTCGAATCCGCCGTCCGGGTGCCGGTTCCACACCCGCTGCCCCTGGGGTACGGAGATCTGCGCGACCGACGAGCCGGCGATGGTGTCCTACGCGACGGGCCATGCCGCGGCCTGCCATCATCCGCGCAACGTCGACCGCGTGCCGGCGTGA
- a CDS encoding Hsp70 family protein, producing the protein MSDALGLSIGTTNLAAAGVGRPPVLRRSVLTVFGHAAPEVGFPAGRAGGVMLSGFVDRVGDPVPLVAADGSRFPAEQLVVEALEAMAGLAGAVSPDDVAVAVPSHWGPTALGALRDALTAGGPLTPAGSPPRLLPDAVAALTAVNADPGLERSGVVAVLDVGGSGTSVSLADAAAAFDLIGPTERFAEFAGDQIDQALLTHVLERIPGSPADTGATAAVGSLARLREDCRTAKERLSLHPEARVDVDVPGYHGDIVVTRAELEALIARPLDGLVGVFETTLARNDIGVDRVSTIVLVGGGAAIPALAQRFSALPGRVVVTPRPALDAAVGAALFAAYGRSADTATWMAPAVAPSPPATDSSTYALAWSQDDPAGEDVVLYTGPDIETEPVNPYRLSTPPETVAEDDVKPWQRLPLSVLGLVAAIALIAVGGVAIALTSVDSPDPEQPRPGTAPLSREFTPPSVEGQTVTVSQQQNVPPPPVTTSAAPPPSPVVTTTVPTTTTTAPTTTTTTTTTTTTTTTTTTTTTTTTTAPTTTPPTTTPPTTTAPTTTAVTTPPTTPPTVRTTTSYLTVPFVPVPIPIQVPVAP; encoded by the coding sequence ATGAGCGATGCGCTGGGGTTGTCGATCGGCACCACCAACCTCGCCGCGGCAGGGGTCGGACGTCCACCGGTGCTCCGGCGGTCGGTGCTGACCGTCTTCGGTCACGCCGCTCCGGAGGTCGGGTTTCCGGCCGGGCGCGCCGGCGGTGTGATGTTGTCCGGATTCGTCGATCGCGTCGGAGACCCGGTGCCGCTGGTCGCCGCCGACGGCTCGAGGTTTCCGGCGGAGCAGCTCGTCGTCGAGGCGCTGGAGGCGATGGCCGGGCTGGCCGGTGCGGTGTCCCCGGACGATGTGGCGGTCGCCGTGCCGTCGCACTGGGGTCCGACCGCCCTGGGCGCCCTGCGCGATGCGCTGACGGCCGGCGGCCCGCTCACCCCGGCCGGGTCGCCGCCGCGGCTCCTCCCGGACGCTGTGGCGGCGCTCACGGCGGTCAACGCCGACCCCGGCCTCGAACGCAGCGGCGTGGTGGCCGTCCTCGACGTCGGCGGCAGCGGCACGAGCGTCAGCCTCGCCGACGCCGCCGCGGCGTTCGATCTGATCGGGCCCACCGAGCGGTTCGCCGAGTTCGCCGGCGACCAGATCGACCAGGCGTTGCTCACCCACGTGCTGGAGCGGATCCCCGGCAGTCCAGCCGACACCGGAGCGACCGCTGCGGTCGGCTCGCTGGCGCGTCTTCGCGAGGACTGCCGGACCGCCAAGGAAAGACTCTCACTGCATCCCGAGGCCCGCGTCGACGTCGACGTGCCGGGGTATCACGGCGACATCGTGGTGACCCGCGCCGAGCTGGAAGCCCTGATCGCCCGTCCGCTCGACGGACTGGTCGGCGTCTTCGAAACGACATTGGCGCGCAACGACATCGGTGTCGACAGGGTCTCCACCATCGTGCTCGTCGGTGGGGGAGCCGCGATACCGGCACTCGCGCAGCGGTTTTCGGCGCTCCCGGGCCGGGTGGTGGTGACGCCGCGCCCTGCGCTGGACGCCGCCGTCGGCGCGGCGCTGTTCGCCGCCTACGGCCGCTCCGCGGACACCGCCACGTGGATGGCCCCCGCCGTGGCGCCGTCACCGCCGGCCACCGACTCCTCGACGTATGCGCTGGCCTGGTCCCAGGACGACCCGGCGGGCGAAGACGTCGTCCTCTACACAGGTCCGGACATCGAGACCGAACCCGTCAACCCCTACCGGCTCAGCACGCCGCCGGAGACCGTCGCCGAGGACGACGTCAAGCCCTGGCAGCGGTTGCCGCTTTCGGTACTCGGCCTGGTCGCTGCCATCGCGCTGATCGCGGTCGGCGGTGTCGCCATCGCCCTGACCAGCGTCGACAGCCCCGATCCGGAGCAGCCGCGGCCTGGCACCGCGCCGCTGAGCCGGGAATTCACTCCGCCGAGCGTCGAAGGCCAGACGGTCACGGTGTCCCAGCAGCAGAACGTGCCGCCGCCGCCCGTCACCACCAGTGCCGCTCCGCCGCCGAGTCCCGTCGTCACCACGACGGTGCCGACGACCACCACGACGGCGCCCACGACGACCACTACGACGACGACCACTACGACGACGACGACCACGACCACGACGACGACGACCACCACGACCACGGCACCCACGACGACGCCACCGACGACGACGCCGCCCACGACGACGGCGCCGACCACCACCGCCGTCACCACACCACCGACCACACCGCCGACCGTGCGCACGACGACGAGCTACCTCACCGTTCCTTTCGTCCCGGTGCCGATCCCCATTCAGGTGCCCGTAGCGCCCTGA
- a CDS encoding nuclear transport factor 2 family protein, which yields MGDIDDIKAVKYRYLRALDTKHWDEFADTLTEDVVGRYGESVGEEHHFSTRDELVGFMRNSLGPEILTEHRVNHPEITVDGDEATATWYLQDRVIAPDFNFMLIGAGFYHDRYRRTENGWKISETGYDRTYDASMSLEALNFKVKPGRAINL from the coding sequence ATGGGTGACATCGACGACATCAAAGCGGTCAAATACCGGTACCTTCGGGCGCTCGACACCAAGCACTGGGACGAGTTCGCCGACACCCTCACCGAGGACGTGGTGGGCCGCTACGGCGAATCGGTCGGCGAGGAGCACCACTTCAGCACCCGCGACGAACTGGTCGGGTTCATGCGCAACTCGCTGGGACCGGAGATCCTGACCGAGCACCGCGTCAACCACCCCGAGATCACCGTGGACGGCGACGAGGCCACGGCCACGTGGTACCTGCAGGATCGTGTGATCGCACCCGACTTCAACTTCATGCTGATCGGCGCGGGTTTCTATCACGACCGCTACCGCCGTACCGAGAACGGCTGGAAGATCAGCGAGACCGGCTACGACCGCACCTACGACGCCTCGATGTCGTTGGAGGCGTTGAACTTCAAGGTGAAGCCGGGCCGCGCGATCAATCTGTAG
- a CDS encoding L,D-transpeptidase family protein, translating to MRRLFTVLCASAITLVLTCATAPVGYAAFNPWFAGSVGSATQVLSVTGTGGSEAKLDVWQRTATGWQPVSGGVGIPAKIGAKGMSANHFDGSMMTPKGVYTLDFSFGTQPDPGGGLRYIRVGPNHWWDGDMKSPTYNTMQVCDRDNCRFNTSPSSGTENLDIPQYAHAVVMGVNKERIPGKGGAFFVHSTDGGPTAGCVAIDDATLVTIMRWLRPGAMIAVTSATD from the coding sequence ATGCGCCGACTGTTCACCGTGCTGTGCGCGTCGGCGATCACCCTGGTGCTGACGTGTGCGACAGCGCCCGTGGGCTACGCCGCGTTCAATCCGTGGTTCGCCGGTTCCGTCGGTTCCGCCACTCAGGTGCTCTCGGTGACGGGCACCGGGGGATCCGAGGCCAAACTCGACGTCTGGCAGCGCACCGCGACCGGCTGGCAACCCGTCTCCGGCGGAGTGGGCATCCCGGCCAAGATCGGTGCGAAAGGCATGTCGGCCAACCACTTCGACGGTTCGATGATGACGCCGAAAGGTGTCTACACCCTCGACTTCTCCTTCGGCACCCAGCCCGACCCCGGCGGGGGTCTGCGCTACATCCGGGTCGGGCCCAACCACTGGTGGGACGGCGACATGAAGAGCCCGACGTACAACACCATGCAGGTGTGCGACAGGGACAACTGCCGCTTCAACACCTCGCCGAGTTCGGGCACCGAGAATCTCGACATCCCGCAGTACGCGCATGCGGTGGTGATGGGCGTGAACAAGGAACGGATCCCCGGGAAGGGCGGCGCGTTCTTCGTGCACAGCACCGACGGCGGACCCACCGCGGGCTGCGTCGCGATCGATGACGCGACGTTGGTGACGATCATGCGGTGGCTGCGACCCGGCGCGATGATCGCCGTCACCTCCGCTACAGATTGA